The proteins below come from a single Solea senegalensis isolate Sse05_10M linkage group LG2, IFAPA_SoseM_1, whole genome shotgun sequence genomic window:
- the LOC122783254 gene encoding cholecystokinin receptor, with the protein MDLNAQNDTSASPECVHSGAGNWSLETPNTTCGNFTSHVPQRVRQRDEDHTLRILLYSLIFFLSVVGNLLIIVVLTVNKRMRTVTNTFLLSLAVSDLMMAVFCMPFNLIPSVLKDFIFGATMCKIVSYLMGISVSISTFSLVAIAIERYSAICNPLKSRVWQTRSHAYRVIAATWVVAFVIMIPYPIISHLESFQRSDNTTAHRCRHKWPLPVAAQTWYILLLLALFAIPGVVMIVAYGLISRELYRGIQFEMGHKKDTDDVKNGLTSAASCGSDDGDGCYVNVGQRPHSVEMTTMPSSGRPIKAERLRSNTSEAKLEAKKRVIRMLVVIVVLFFLCWMPLYCANTWRAFDDTSATQALSGAPIAFIQLLCYTSACVNPMIYCFMNTRFRKALLATFSCCAAPCHRRHHRGMRENEEDVMAMGASMSKFSYTTVSTMGTC; encoded by the exons ATGGATCTCAATGCGCAAAATGACACTTCTGCTTCACCCGAGTGCGTCCACAGCGGAGCCGGTAACTGGAGCTTGGAGACGCCAAACACCACATGCGGGAACTTCACATCCCACGTACCTCAGCGTGTGAGGCAGAGAG ATGAGGACCACACGCTGCGGATCCTGCTCTACTCGCTCATCTTCTTCCTGAGTGTAGTTGGAAATCTGCTGATCATTGTGGTGCTGACCGTCAATAAGCGCATGCGCACCGTGACCAACACCTTCCTACTGTCACTCGCTGTCAGTGATCTGATGATGGCGGTCTTCTGCATGCCTTTCAACCTCATCCCCAGCGTCCTCAAGGACTTCATCTTTGGAGCCACCATGTGCAAGATCGTTTCCTACCTAATGG gcATATCAGTGAGTATCTCCACATTCAGCCTGGTTGCCATAGCAATTGAACGCTATAGCGCCATCTGTAATCCTCTGAAGTCACGGGTTTGGCAGACCCGTTCACATGCTTATCGGGTGATTGCTGCTACTTGGGTGGTCGCCTTCGTCATCATGATTCCCTATCCAATCATCAGTCACCTGGAATCTTTTCAACGCTCCGACAACACCACAGCTCACCGGTGTCGTCATAAGTGGCCGCTCCCAGTGGCAGCGCAGACTTG GTACATTCTGCTCCTGCTCGCACTGTTTGCAATTCCAGGCGTGGTGATGATTGTGGCTTATGGACTGATCTCCAGGGAACTTTATAGAGGCATCCAGTTTGAGATGGGCCATAAAAAAGACACTGATG ATGTGAAAAATGGCCTGACCTCCGCTGCGTCTTGCGGCAGTGATGATGGAGATGGCTGCTATGTAAATGTCGGCCAGCGGCCACATTCAGTGGAGATGACCACCATGCCCTCATCAGGCAGGCCAATCAAGGCCGAGCGCCTACGCAGCAACACATCTGAGGCTAAACTGGAGGCCAAGAAACGAGTCATCCGCATGCTGGTGGTCAttgttgtgcttttctttctgtGCTGGATGCCACTGTACTGTGCCAACACGTGGCGAGCTTTTGATGACACCTCCGCCACACAAGCCCTCTCGGGGGCCCCGATCGCTTTCATTCAGCTGTTGTGCTACACCTCTGCCTGTGTCAACCCAATGATTTATTGCTTCATGAACACACGTTTCCGCAAGGCTTTGCTTGCCACATTCTCATGCTGTGCCGCACCTTGCCATCGCCGTCATCACCGTGGGATGCGGGAAAATGAAGAGGATGTTATGGCAATGGGGGCGTCTATGTCCAAGTTCAGTTACACGACAGTCAGCACCATGGGAACCTGCTGA